A portion of the Simkania negevensis Z genome contains these proteins:
- a CDS encoding SGNH/GDSL hydrolase family protein, translated as MSIIHLVGDSTLDNLIWVSKPADSVEGKLKALGGTQVINHAYDGFTTEDVLEGGSVGAVLTGIKGLEAYMSERGATLGDQVYPLQTLEEKITASPDETHYVVLSVGGNDFRVRLGNPFALLKEIPKVQERYLEILDKIQAIKGKNIRPVLMLQYRTDANEDHYLVYTVMKVLGVLTIATHVAALTALSMPLWLLAGKVTTFVAAACFFAGAIALYFIQKVIPLSMTKDIVMGKKIGMVVFDQLLSVFYQPMLERAKEKNLPVLDLSNTFDPNKKLYTSGIEPNAKGGELIAEGIHHIVKQHDFKGESMIYSKPDGKNAYQGEKNEKPEDWKVAYPADET; from the coding sequence ATGTCCATCATCCATTTAGTTGGGGATTCAACTCTAGATAACCTCATTTGGGTTTCAAAGCCTGCAGATTCTGTCGAAGGAAAGTTGAAAGCTTTAGGAGGGACTCAAGTGATCAACCATGCCTATGATGGGTTTACAACTGAGGATGTTTTAGAGGGCGGCTCTGTTGGTGCTGTTTTAACTGGAATTAAGGGCTTGGAAGCTTACATGTCTGAAAGGGGAGCAACCTTAGGAGATCAAGTCTATCCGTTGCAAACTTTAGAGGAAAAAATCACTGCGAGTCCCGATGAGACCCATTATGTGGTCCTAAGTGTAGGGGGAAATGATTTTCGTGTGCGGCTTGGCAATCCGTTTGCACTCCTAAAGGAAATCCCTAAAGTTCAAGAGCGCTATTTAGAGATCTTGGATAAAATCCAAGCCATCAAGGGGAAGAACATACGGCCGGTTCTGATGCTGCAATATCGGACCGATGCAAATGAGGATCATTACCTTGTTTATACCGTGATGAAAGTCCTTGGGGTTTTAACAATCGCAACTCATGTTGCTGCACTGACAGCGCTCAGTATGCCCCTTTGGCTTTTAGCAGGAAAAGTGACAACATTTGTAGCAGCAGCTTGTTTTTTTGCAGGGGCAATTGCTCTTTATTTCATTCAAAAGGTCATTCCTCTATCCATGACCAAAGATATCGTGATGGGGAAGAAAATAGGAATGGTTGTATTTGATCAGCTCTTGTCTGTTTTCTATCAACCGATGCTAGAGCGAGCAAAAGAAAAGAATCTTCCTGTACTCGATCTTTCGAATACATTTGATCCTAATAAAAAGCTTTATACCTCGGGAATTGAACCAAATGCTAAGGGGGGCGAGCTGATTGCAGAAGGAATTCATCACATTGTGAAACAGCATGATTTCAAAGGTGAAAGTATGATATACTCTAAGCCCGATGGAAAAAATGCGTATCAAGGTGAAAAAAATGAAAAACCTGAAGATTGGAAGGTGGCTTACCCAGCTGATGAAACCTAA
- a CDS encoding ShlB/FhaC/HecB family hemolysin secretion/activation protein → MRFRFVFIFFLVVISTLTATEEESQSFGKMHSIVFVDDEGKIVKDGKETGIQFVGLELPGTRWARSGLEEDLQSRFLARELTLEDLEDLKYRVILYYKEKGSSLVRVMVPEQDVTDGILHIIVKETRVGEVKTKGNVWSSARFTRNTVGLKPGDKIDVNEINTDLAFLNRNPFKNTDVIFTPGQAANTTDIELVTIEEKPARVYGGVDNRGNKAIGNYRQFEGFYCGDFLGLDHVFSYQFTTSLPLKRMHAHAAYYEIPLPYRMSLVGFGGYSSLHTKDFSTFMDNTGINVQVSGRFHFPMFPWGKAVNDFSFGFDYKRTNNNVLFSEIPIIAKTATLSQFVLGYQFQDTRRDGWGLFNFELFISPAKWFTNQNKQDYQLLSPGALPRYFYFLTSWKKEFQLPHCMRIGLRLKGQYANQNLLPSEQFGLGGFDTVRGYREREINGDNGFLGNLEFKAPLISLFKGKILCSENVNFNTVNAKDALLLLAFVDYGFVNRHKKVEDADNTQYIVSIGPGLEYSISPYFQAAVYWGIRLKSTQFSSAPGGRINFSVVASF, encoded by the coding sequence ATGAGATTTCGTTTTGTCTTTATTTTTTTTCTAGTAGTGATTTCTACTTTAACGGCGACTGAAGAAGAGTCCCAAAGTTTTGGGAAAATGCACTCCATTGTTTTTGTCGATGATGAAGGAAAAATCGTCAAAGACGGCAAAGAAACAGGAATTCAATTTGTCGGACTCGAACTTCCAGGAACCCGTTGGGCACGAAGTGGATTGGAAGAGGACTTGCAAAGCAGATTTCTAGCGCGTGAGCTCACCCTTGAAGATTTAGAAGATCTCAAATACCGTGTTATTCTCTACTATAAAGAAAAAGGAAGCTCTCTTGTTCGCGTGATGGTCCCCGAGCAAGATGTGACAGACGGCATTCTTCATATCATCGTCAAAGAAACGCGCGTCGGGGAAGTCAAGACAAAAGGAAACGTTTGGTCGAGCGCTCGCTTTACGCGCAATACCGTAGGGCTCAAACCAGGTGACAAAATCGATGTCAATGAAATCAACACTGATCTTGCCTTTTTGAACCGCAATCCCTTTAAGAACACCGACGTGATTTTTACTCCAGGCCAAGCTGCCAACACCACAGATATTGAACTCGTTACAATTGAAGAAAAACCAGCACGTGTCTATGGAGGTGTCGATAATCGAGGTAACAAAGCCATTGGAAATTACCGCCAATTTGAAGGGTTTTATTGTGGTGATTTTCTCGGACTTGATCACGTCTTTTCTTACCAGTTTACAACATCACTTCCTCTGAAGAGAATGCACGCACATGCCGCCTATTATGAAATCCCTCTCCCTTATCGTATGTCACTCGTCGGGTTTGGAGGGTATTCCTCGCTGCATACAAAAGACTTTTCAACCTTTATGGACAATACCGGGATCAACGTCCAAGTCAGTGGCCGGTTTCACTTTCCTATGTTTCCATGGGGAAAAGCCGTGAACGATTTTTCATTCGGATTCGATTATAAGCGGACAAACAATAACGTCTTATTTTCTGAAATACCGATCATTGCAAAAACAGCGACCCTTTCTCAATTTGTCTTAGGCTATCAATTCCAAGACACCAGACGCGATGGATGGGGACTCTTTAATTTTGAGCTTTTCATTTCTCCAGCAAAGTGGTTCACGAACCAAAACAAACAAGACTATCAGCTTCTTAGTCCAGGTGCCCTTCCCCGTTACTTTTACTTCCTCACTTCGTGGAAAAAAGAGTTTCAGCTTCCTCATTGCATGCGCATTGGCCTTCGCCTCAAAGGGCAATACGCCAATCAAAACCTCCTTCCAAGTGAGCAGTTTGGACTAGGTGGTTTTGATACCGTTCGTGGCTATCGAGAACGAGAAATCAATGGAGATAATGGATTTCTTGGAAACTTAGAATTTAAAGCCCCCTTAATTTCTCTCTTCAAAGGAAAGATACTTTGCAGCGAAAATGTCAATTTCAACACCGTTAATGCAAAAGATGCACTTCTCCTCCTAGCCTTTGTCGATTATGGATTTGTCAATCGTCATAAAAAAGTTGAAGATGCAGACAATACCCAATATATTGTCAGCATTGGGCCAGGACTAGAATACTCAATCTCTCCCTATTTTCAAGCAGCCGTTTACTGGGGGATCCGACTAAAATCGACTCAATTTTCTTCAGCTCCCGGCGGCCGCATAAACTTTAGCGTTGTCGCTAGCTTCTAA